From the Eschrichtius robustus isolate mEscRob2 chromosome 19, mEscRob2.pri, whole genome shotgun sequence genome, the window GCGAGTGAGAAAGGGGGACAGAGAGATGGCATGACAGAATGAGAGCGTTAAAGAGAGACACATTttctgagacacagatgcagaatTTTAAGCAACAGCAGCATATTCCTTCACTAAAAATATTGACGCTTACTATGGAGAAATCCCTCCCTGGATCCTTTCACCTTCAACTTCAGACTCCATAAAGCCCCATCTCCTTCCATCATAGAAGGGAGACTGACATCcagatgggggtggggacccTCCACTGTTGCATAGTAAAGCCAGGTCCCCTGTCCACACAGGTGTATCTGATACCAGGGAACGAAAGGTGAGTGCAAGGTGGTGAAAAGCACCAACCTTAGAGTCAGAGAAGGGTCTGAGCTAGGGTCCACTGCTTcctcgctgtgtgacctcagactgGGCACTTatactctctgggcctcagtttcctcatttgtaaaatcggGGTCATAATAGAGAGCCTACTCCAAGAGCTAAATAGGTGTGTGCTAAATAGGTGGATACCATAAAGCATTTAAattagtgcctggtacatggcaGTGTTGTAGAAATGCTTGCTATTATGATTTGCATGCACAAGTCCTGCCTGAGGACAAGGGCTCAGTAGATGGAACAGTGATGGTTAATTATCATTGGGATTGTGAGAATTATTAGGATGGGGGATGATTTCAATGGGCCTCTGTTCTCCACCACCCCCAGCCTGCTTTCCCTCTGCTTGGCTTTGGACCTCTCCTTACTGGCTGCTGGCGTGTACCTCCTGCATGCGGATGAAGAAGGAGTCGATGAGGTTCCATGGGGAGTTGGGATCCAGAGCGCGTTGGCTCTGCTCCACCTTCTCGGCTATGAAGTCCTCCAGCCCCTGCAGCTCCTTAAATGCCTGTTGCTGGGGCCCTGGCAGGTGTTTCGTCGCTGAGTAGAACATCTCACAGAgctgagggtggggagagaagaagggaagggaaggacagCTGTCAGTGCTCAGGACCCAGTGGGAGTCGGACCTGTCGCAGGGCAAGGAAGGCCCTGGGTTAAAGGCACCTACCCAGATGTTTAGGTATTTCGATGGGGCTGGATGGGAATAGATATCTAAGTTTTCACATGAGTTAAGTGTGAGGGTCCCTGTCCAAGAATTAAAGTGAGATGGCCTGGGACACATATCCAGGTTTCAGAAGTTCAGGTGATGCTGGATTGGAGCATACATCTGGTGTTCATATATTCAGGTGAGGTTGGCTTGGGAGACACCTGTCCAGGTGCTTAGCTGTTTAGGTGGGACTTGGAAGGGGGAGGTCACCTAAGTGTTTAGGCATTCAGGTGGTCTCAGTTGGAAACAACTGTGTGGATATTTAGGGGATCTGGATTGGGGGCTTCTGTACAGGTGTTGAGGTATTAAAGTGGGGCTGCTGTGCAGGTGTTAAAGTGGGGAGATACCTGTTCAGGTGTTCATATATTCAAATGGGCCAATAGGGGGCACTTCTGTAGGTATTTGAGTGAGCTGGGCTGGAAGACACTTATTTGGGTGCTTGGGGAACAATCTGTCCAGGTGTTTACATGTTTAGGGGTCTTGGTTTGGGGTACCTGTCTAAATGTTGAGATATTTAAGCAAGCTGGGTAGGGGGCACTGTCTAGATATTCTAGTGGGCTGGTTTGGGACACCTGTGTAGATAACAAATGATTTTGCTGGGCTGAATTTTCCGGCACCAGGTGTTCAGGAAGCGGGCTGAGGTGATCACTTGTCCAGGTGTTAAGAAATTCAGATGGAAAGATAGAATATCTTAAAAGGGAGCATCTGTTAGATATTAAGGTAAGTTGGGGTGAGGACACCCGCGCTGGTGAGAAGAGAAAGCTGGGTTGAGCACATGTATCTTGCCTGCAATGTCTATTTTTTttcgttcattttttttttttttttttggcgcgGGGAGCATCTTTTGACATATCCAGGTGTGCTTGGAGACTGAGTATTGGGCACCTGTCCCGGGTTCTGGTGCAACTGTTCAGTTGTCCGAGAGTGGGGGGCTGGTTTTGAGGGGATCCTGTCTGTTGGAGGATGGGAGTTTGGGGCGCCTGTCTTGGTGTGGAGGAGCAGTTGGCAGGTTGAGGTAGAGGCATGGTAGAGCCAGGCTGGGACGGGTTACCTGGCCGGTAGACATAGCTGTGAGCTGGAAGCTTCCCAGCATCCTACGCAGCAGTGACAGGAATTCTTTGTCCTCGTAGTCAAAGCGGCCCCCGAAGACGATGGAGCTGATGACATTGGAGACGGTTCGGCTCAGGAAGAAGGTGGGATCGAGGAAGGCGCCTGGGGGacggggtggggttggggagagaCAGGGATTTGGGGGAGAGTCAGCTTGGCGGTCTGATGCCAGTCTGCGAATTTGAGGAGGGCACGGAAGTGTTGAGCCAGACTTCCAGCCTCAGACCCCAGAGCTGGGAGGCCGGACGCCTTCGCCCAACCTGGACCCCTTCCGGGGCCAGAATGCGTGTGTCGGTGCCGgctgtcttcctcctcctcctcctcctcctcgcgcTCTCCGGGGTCCCCCCACTCACCGCGCGTGCCCCGGCAGACCTCGATGAGGAAGCCCGCCTCCCCCTGGATGCGCTCCTCGATGCCGCGCTTGCCCACGCCGAAGTCCCGCAGTGTGGTAACGGAGAAGCGCCGGGGCTGCTCGGCGCGCTCCCAGTTGCCGAACGCCAAGCCTGCAGAGGGAGCGTAGGCGTCGGGGCGGGGCAGGCCCAGACCAGCCGCCTGGCCCGGAGAGCCGGAGAGCGAGAGAAAGGTGGGCAGAGAGCGAGTGGGAGATGGAgccgggaggggaggggtggggagggagggaaagagggtgggaggaagcaagggagggaaggaggggggtgggcgggggagaaagagagagacagagacagagagagacatacAACTCAGAGAAAcgcagaaagagacagagaccgAGTTGCAAGAACAGAATCagaaggagagaggcaggaaagaTAACACCGAGAAAAGAGagatacagagacacacacaggaagagaaagagacagaggagggaaggaggggaagtgAGATACTTGGAGATCTGGGAGGCGGATATAACAATTGTGAAGGATTCTAAAACTGagctggagaagagagaaaaataaggagaGAGAAACGGAGAGGGTCTGGGAGGAGGAGAGACTGTCACCAGGAGATGGAGGCATGGGGATTTTGAAACAGAAGTAATGTGAGATTCTAAgactaagaaagaagagagagagggaaggggagagaagccTGGGGAAGCACAGAagttgaaaaggagaaaaagacaaaaaggcaTATGGAGATAGAAGACCAGGGTTCCAAAGCAGAAGTCCCAAGAGCTTCTAAGAGATCCAGAGAAAGAAGAGACATCTAGTGAAAGAGAACAGGGAGATaggggagagagaggcagggagaaatAGAGATGCAGAAATGCTAAGACAAATTAGAGACAGAGGGGGCGGCAACAATTAACAGGAATGGGGACAGAGAATACCAGAGGAAGTCAGGAGAAGAAGGCTGGGGACACTGAAGCCATCAAGTCTGCCTGAccacacccccctgcccccccgcTCCGAGGTCCCCCTCACCATAGCCTTTGAAGAGGCTGTTGAAGTTAGCCTGCTTGCCTCGTCCACCGAATTCCTCAGCCTGGTCCACCAGAGCCTCCGTCACAATGTCATATCCATACAACACCACGACCCACCAGGGCCCCAGGAGGACCGTGAACACAGGGCCATAGCGCTCGCTGATCTGATGGAGGTGAGTGGGAGTGGTTAGAGAGCAGCCTCTACTTTGAACTGGCCCTGTACCCAGATCTCACATACCGAGATGCATTTCCCTACAGGTTCTGACAGTCAAGGAGCTGGACATCCCAAGATGTGGTCTTTCCTGGCCAGGACCCTGATGCTGAATCTTTAAAACTCCCCTTTCCTTTCCTATGACTCCGGTCCAACGTTGTCAATTCCCAGACACAAAGCCCCAACCAAACTGGGCAGGCCACCACCCCTAACCCATCCCGCCCATCTCTCTGCCTTGGGACACCTTCATGAAGGAGTTGTACATCTGCTTGGTGTTCAGCTGCAGGTAGTTCCCGACGAAGGGCAAAGGGGTGGGTCCAGGAGGCAGTTTCCCCTGGAGCTTCCTCTGCCGCCGGACAGACATCAAGACCAGTATAGTCAGACAGGCCGGCAAAGCCACAGGAAGCAGCCCTGAGGCCAGCATGGTGGCACTGGGGGTGACAGTCAGTTGGTGATGTCTGGGATGGTTTGCTTTTATACTACCTGGGAGAGAAGGGCCGACTTTGGTCCTGATTACATAATTGTCTCATTTCACCTCCCAACTATACTCCCCTCTATGCTCCCCACCTAGCTTGGGACAGAGCCagcaaggaaggaggagggggacctCAGATCAGATTAACAGAGAGTGGGCCCCAATATGGGATTTGTGGTTCCCTCGGGAGGGACTGCCCTAGGCTGTGGAGGACAGTAGGTAAGTTCCAGAATTGAAGATTTTGGAATATTTGCTTGGGGGAGCCCCTGAGCTTTGGATTTGGGATCTCAGAGTGAGAAGGGACCCCAAAGTGGTGGATTTTGGGGTCTTGGGAAAGAAGAATTCAAGGATCTGGATATAAGGGTATTAGAATGAAACAGGATGTGTGGCTGTGGATTTGGGGGTCTTTTGGTGAGGAGAGATGTAGGTGAAGGGTCTCATAGTGGGGGGAGATTCCAGGGAATGGGTTTGAGGGTCTTGAGGTGAGAAAGGACCCCGGGCTGTGGATGCGGTGTTCCTGGGAGGAGAGTCCAGCTGGATCATGGGGTCAGCATCTGACCCCAGATGTTGACCTGCTTTTACTTTGGACACAATGCTGCCTCTTGATTCCCAGAATTCTCATTGGGACCTCAAAGTGAGGTCAGGATAGGGGTCATAAAACTGACTATCTGTGGCTGGGCAAGAGGTAGAAGACCATAGCTGCACTTCCATGGAACTTCCCACAGAACTGGAGAAGAGTAACTCACGGTCTCAGCTGGCAGAGGGACTGGCCAGGGCTTGGAAATAGTAACAAACACCAATATGATACTGAAAAATCCCAACTGTCTCAAGGATTAGAATTCACAGAGAGCCCCAATGGTTCCCAACCCAGATCCTTAGGGAAGCCCACTACATCAATTGTAtcatttccattattattattattattattattattattattattattattattattattattaatgtttcCCATTTTACATGTGGGTATACTGAGGACAGAAAACAGAGAGTGGGCAAGGGGCACACATGTGAACCCTTTCTCTCCTGCTCTGCACTCACTTCCCCTTCCTGCGATTGCGTTTCCCCACCAGTGGAAAGGGAGTATTTGGGAAGAGAAGGTTGTATTTGAGGGTGTGTGAAGTCCCCGTTAGACATGATTCCTGGTGTGTCAGGGCTGTTATTAGCAGGCAGAGAGAACTATGTCAGGAGAGATTTGGGTAAACTCCAGTGTCAGAAGCAGAGAGGGGCCCTGGGATGCTGAAAGTGGGAGTAGAGAAAAGAGGAGTGGTCCTGCTGTTTTTCCCTCACTgacatttttccttaataatgttgGTTACCCCTGGTAAACACCAACTGTGAAGATTAAGTCCAGGTATGTGTGGTGTGATCCAAGaacaaagaacaagataaactcaAAGGGCCAATAGTGCCGGAACAAAGAGTTACAGGACTCCTATCACTTATGCATCTTTGTgcagtgtgtgtttgtgcataagTGAGTATCTATACCTCTTTATGGCTATATGTGCACATCTGTGTGAGTGCCTGACAGGATGTGAATGTGTCCGTTGCCAGTGTGCCTGAATGCATGCCAATCTCTGCATCTGCCTGTGGGTAACATGAGTACATGCTTTGGGATATATGTCTGTTGGGGGATATTTACATGTGTGTCTCTGGGTCCAACACGTAGACTGTGTATTCACatctatgtgtgtgcatgtacaacTTGTGACTATACATAAGTGTATGgatgtttttgtgtgtttattctgGTGTGGTATGTAGGCATGCAGGCCACGTTGTGAACATGGGAATGTCTGAGATCTGCTTGTTCCTTTCTGTGTTTGGATTCCAAGAGCCCTGGCCCAGCTCCATTTCcctaagtctttattgaatttgttacaatattgcttctgttttatgttttggctttttgccggtgaggcatgtggaatcttacctcccccaccagggatcgaacccgcaccccctgcattggaaggtgaatacttaaccactggacagccagggaagtccctccatttcccttcttaaaaaacaaaccaacaaatagTTCCCTTATTTTTCAGGATATTACCTCCTTCAGTCTTCAAGGGTCATACTAAGTAGAAAAACTTCCATAGGACAGATGTGTTCTGAGAACATTCTGAGGTAGGTCACTCCCATTGGATCAACTATTTCTCAGAAAATTCTCTTTCCCACAGTATTATCCCCAGGCTCTTAAGCCTTTTAATAGAGGCATTCAACCAGTGTTTATTGAACCCACTACTTCATGCCAGCTTGTGCTGGGTGATGTTGAGGGCACAGGGGTGACCAAGACAGCCCTGggacctgccctcatggagctctcACTCCAGAGGGGGAGACAGATCAGTCACCAGACAAGGACAGCTCAGAATGGATAGTGCTGGGATGAGAAGGCACAGGCAGAGGGGTCAAGGTCAAGATGGGGGGGGGCACAGGCAGAGGGCTCAGAACTGGGATGAGGAGGCACAGGCAGAAAGGTCAAGGTCAAGGTGGCGGGGCTCAGGGTTGGGACACCTGATTCAACCTTGTTGCTTCTGGGTAAACCACTAGAGGGCTCAGTAGGAATTTTTCCATGGAAGGATAGGGAGAGTTGGGAGggagagttccaggcagaggaatcaGCTTGTATAAAGGCCAGAGGCCCGTGGAGCATGGTTGAGAGCTTGTTAGAGCACAGAGATCTGGCGCCGTGTTCACTGGTGAGTCTGGAGCCATGAGCAGGTGTCCGATCTGGTGGACCATATGCAACTGGGTTGGGGGAGTTTGGACTCTCATAGAAGTCATAGAAGCTCTGTCCTGAAGCTACGGGGAGTCTTCAGATTTTTGGAGATGAGACCATAAGCCGAGAGATGAGGAAGTGACTTGTACAGGTGAGAGAGGACAGGAccatggggatggggagagagggtgggTTGGAGAAAGATATGGAAGGAAGAACTAATTCTTCCTTGGTTATATGTTGACTTTGCTGTGGTGAGGGAGGAGGCTAGTGTTGGGGAGAGATGGTAGtgttgtttattggtttggggaCACAGGTCAAGAGCAGGTCTGAGGCAAGAGAAAACGAGCTCAACTTTGGACGTGTTGAACCATGGCATAGTCCCTGCTCTTAGGGATTTCTTAGACTAGTGGGAGAGCAGACCTGGATAAATTAAAGTCCTCAATGATGCCATTAGTTTTAATTAGTAATTATTAGTAATAAATTACTACTTAGGGTTGAGGATTGGGAAGGCCTGGTAGGGGAGGTGTCATTTGAACTGGGTCTTGTGGGATGAGTTCACAGGTAAGGGAAGAGAGCAGGGCGGTCCGAGCCAGGTCTTGGATATGTGAGATGGATGGAACAGAACAGGTATATTTCACAGTAACACCTCCCTGCTCCCTGTCCCAACTTTATCAATTAACTCTCTATCCTCTACCCCCTAGCCTGAACCAAAACTCTTAGGAAGAACCTGGCTCATGCCCACAAGTGTGCCTGAAATGTATGACCCTGTCCAAatgagaatctttttttaaaaactgaagtgaaATTTATACACCATAAAATGTTCAGCGGCATTTGGTACATTCACTGTGTTGAGAAACCACCACCTCTAACTAGTTCCAACAAATTTCCAaacaagaatcttttttttttttttcttttggccacaccgtgtggcttgtgggaatcttagttccctgaccagggactgaacccacacccttggcagtgaaagcatggagtcctagccattggactgccagggaattccctaaatgaGAATCTTAAGTTAGCcttcttgttttaaatttaaatactagTACTGCAATAGTGATATCATTCATTGAACTTAGCATCTTACTGTGTGACATTTTTAATGAGTGTGATCTTATTAAAGTCCTCATAGCAAGCCTATGGTGCTGGTTttgtcatccccattttgcaaatgagttaAGTAAGGTCCAAAGAGTTGGAAGTGAGTTGCTTTGGGTTTCACAGGCAATAAAGGTAGAGCCTGAACATGGCCTCGTGTGACTGACTAACTTTCATGCTCTTCACCACCACTCTAGACTGCCAAGCTCCACCTTTTCTTCTTTATGAACCATCAGAAAACTGTCCTTGATAgcctgtggcttttttttttttaattatttttttaaaaattttatttatttatttatttatttatggctgtgttcggtcttcgtttctgtgcgagggctctctctagttgcggcaagtgggggccactcttcatcgcggtgcgcgggcctctcactatcgcggcctctcttgttgcggagcacaggctccagacgcgcaggctcagcaattgtggctcacgggcctagttgctccgcggcatgtgggatcctcccagaccagggcccgaacccgcgtcccctgcattggcaggcagattctcaaccactgcgccaccagggaagcccctagcctgTGGTTTTTGAAAAAATTCCTTGTAAGCCTGAAACAAAACATTCCAAAATGTTAAAGATGTATATTTAAAAGGTCTCTTAATAGGGAGGAGACTTGaccttttattgtttttgtattctttggaaCATTAACCAAAGACCTGCTCAACCAGTGTTACCATCCAGGCTATTGGCAGTGAAATGGTGAGTGAGCCTGGAGAGCAAGGGGTTTGGTCGGGGAGTGAGATGTTTGTGTTTCAGATTTCAGTGATGACAAAGATCAGGGTAGGGCTGGTGGGAGGGTGGGCTGGAATGCAGTGAAGTAGAAGGccaaaaaagagaacaaagtcaAGTTTCCTTTTGTCTGATTGTTTGGACAGCTCATGCCCATGGCCACTGAAGTGGCTCCTTCTCAGAAGAATGTCAGGTCTTGGAGTAGAGAGAGGGGGCAAAGTTTGCTAGATGACAGGGATGAAGGAGGCAGactcaaaaaagaaagaatttttttttttttttttaatgtgggagtCGTTGCACAGAagtggtatttatttattatttttggctgtgttgggtctttgtttttgtgcgagggctttctctagttgtggcaagcgggggccactcttcatcgcagtgcgcggacctctcactatcgcggcctctcctgttgtggagcacaggctccagacgcgcaggctcagtaattgtggctcacgggcccagttgccccgcggcatgtgggatcttcccagaccagggctcgaacccgtgtcccctgcattagcaggcagattctcaaccactgtgccaccagggaagcccagaaagaaCTTTTATAAGTGGATGTTGTGGTCATACTCTAGACGTGCTCTGAGGAGTTTCTGATTCTGGTTATGGTTGAGTAGCTTCTATAGGGACAAGTATCCTGAAAATAACAACTATAAACTCagaataaagcattaaaaaaaaccccaattccCTGAAATTGCCGAAAAGTGAATAAAGCAGGCAGATACTGAAGGGAGCTAGAGGAAGAGAATTTCCTGTTTATTATACATTTTGGCCTGAAGGCAAGCCCTGGAAGGTGCCGTGGAGGTGGCTAAAACACAGATAGAAACATTGGAATTTTTCTGACTTGAAGAACCAGAGGACAGAGTTTAGGGTGATTATAACACCTGGTGGTAGTGGCAGTAGAATCTcaaaaaaggagagagacagagagggggagCCCCAAATTCTATGTATAAACTCTGTCCAAATTTCTGACTGATTGTTGAACTATTTATGTGCTGGAAAACTCCAAGCGGTGTCAGCCAAGgctaaaagaactgaaataaGATTTCAGAGCTGAGCCTTTGAGCTCAG encodes:
- the LOC137752431 gene encoding LOW QUALITY PROTEIN: cytochrome P450 2A13-like (The sequence of the model RefSeq protein was modified relative to this genomic sequence to represent the inferred CDS: substituted 1 base at 1 genomic stop codon), producing MLASGLLPVALPACLTILVLMSVRRQRKLQGKLPPGPTPLPFVGNYLQLNTKQMYNSFMKISERYGPVFTVLLGPWWVVVLYGYDIVTEALVDQAEEFGGRGKQANFNSLFKGYGLAFGNWERAEQPRRFSVTTLRDFGVGKRGIEERIQGEAGFLIEVCRGTRGAFLDPTFFLSRTVSNVISSIVFGGRFDYEDKEFLSLLRRMLGSFQLTAMSTGQLCEMFYSATKHLPGPQQQAFKELQGLEDFIAEKVEQSQRALDPNSPWNLIDSFFIRMQEEKKNPNTEFYLKNLVLTTLNLFFAGTETVSTTLLLMKHPDVEAKTHEEIDHVIGKSHQPKFKDGAKMPYTEAVIHETQRFXDMIPVGPARRITKDTEFRDFLLPKGTEVFLTLGSVLRDPKFFSNQRDFNPQHFLDEKGQFKKSDAFVPFSIGKWYCFGEGLARMELFLFLTTIMQNFRFKSPQLPLDIDVSPKHVSFVTIPRNYTMRFPAPELFED